A region from the Hydrogenimonas sp. genome encodes:
- a CDS encoding molybdenum transport ATP-binding protein ModC — MVKIDIVKRLHSAEGDMELKIRASFKKGDFAAFFGESGAGKTTLLRIVAGLQRPDYGRIEAWGEVWFDSEKGIDVPPQKREVGFVFQDYALFPNMSVKENLKYALKKGDDASIVDELIETTGLGALASRYPSTLSGGQRQRVAVARALVRRPKILLLDEPLSALDHSMRSKLQDELAQIHRRFGLTTILVSHDPGEIFRLCNYMYRIERGSVVKEGNPSDVFVRERIGSSFKFAGEVLAIEKCEMVYLLTVAIGTQIVKIMATEKEREGLRVGSRIQIVSKAFHPMIFKIES, encoded by the coding sequence ATGGTGAAGATAGATATCGTAAAGAGGCTGCACTCCGCCGAAGGAGACATGGAGTTGAAGATACGAGCCTCTTTCAAGAAGGGTGACTTCGCGGCCTTTTTCGGAGAGTCGGGAGCCGGAAAGACTACGCTTCTTAGGATTGTCGCAGGTTTGCAGAGACCGGACTACGGCCGTATAGAGGCGTGGGGCGAAGTGTGGTTCGACAGTGAAAAGGGGATAGACGTTCCGCCGCAGAAAAGAGAGGTCGGTTTCGTTTTCCAGGACTATGCACTCTTTCCGAACATGAGTGTGAAGGAGAACCTGAAGTACGCCCTGAAAAAGGGTGACGACGCATCGATCGTGGATGAGCTTATAGAGACGACGGGACTTGGCGCGCTGGCATCCAGGTACCCATCCACTCTCTCCGGCGGACAGCGGCAGCGTGTAGCGGTGGCACGTGCGCTTGTAAGACGCCCGAAGATTCTCCTGTTGGATGAGCCGCTATCCGCCCTCGACCACTCGATGCGCTCTAAACTTCAGGACGAACTGGCGCAGATACACAGAAGATTCGGCCTGACCACCATACTTGTAAGCCACGATCCCGGCGAGATATTCCGCCTATGCAACTACATGTACCGTATAGAGAGGGGGAGTGTGGTAAAGGAGGGAAACCCGTCGGACGTCTTCGTCAGGGAGCGTATAGGCAGCAGTTTCAAATTCGCCGGCGAAGTACTGGCCATTGAGAAGTGTGAAATGGTCTATCTGCTCACCGTTGCCATCGGAACACAGATAGTGAAGATCATGGCTACGGAAAAAGAGCGTGAAGGGTTGAGAGTTGGAAGCAGGATACAGATAGTATCAAAAGCGTTTCATCCGATGATTTTCAAAATAGAGTCTTGA